Genomic DNA from Deltaproteobacteria bacterium:
GACGTCTCGGCGTGTCGCAACGTTACGTGGCGATGTTAGAGCAAAACGCCAGAAATCTCAGCATCGACTCTCTGGCTAAGATTGCCCACTCTCTTGACGTGGACATTAGCGAGCTCATCTGTGATGCGCAGCGCCTCGAGGATGAGACCAGAGTGGCCGCTAAACTTGGCATCGAATTACTACAAAAACACCTCAAGGCTCACGACTCGTGAGACGCATCGGAGAGAGCCCACGAAGGCCAGTGACCGACCCCGGCATTGCCGAGGTCAATCATTGGTCCATATGGAGGAGGCACAAAGTCCAAGCGATTGGCCATGTGACCCTAGATATTTGATTGAAAAGCACAGAAATAACCGAAGTTTGCAGAGTAACGAGTGTGTCGTGGGCACCCACCCAAAAATATCTGATAATTGCGGACTGCCATCCGCATTTACTGGGCGACCCGCAAAAAGCCCATCGGACCGCCGCGCGGTGCCGCCCCCCTCAGGCCCCAGGAAGCCGTTGAACAGGGCCGCCCATCAATGCTAGCTTGCCCCTCTCAGTTGGTTCAAATAACGCATCTGTGTCGAGGAGTTAGCCATTAGTAAATCAGTCAGTGGCTTTGTTGAATGGCAGCCCAAAG
This window encodes:
- a CDS encoding helix-turn-helix transcriptional regulator translates to MDSGLENSTVNLRERVATNIKRCRQRAGFTQISLARRLGVSQRYVAMLEQNARNLSIDSLAKIAHSLDVDISELICDAQRLEDETRVAAKLGIELLQKHLKAHDS